In Arvicanthis niloticus isolate mArvNil1 chromosome 27, mArvNil1.pat.X, whole genome shotgun sequence, a genomic segment contains:
- the LOC143439639 gene encoding olfactory receptor 7G2-like codes for MELKNQTAVSEFHLLGLTDNHKLLPLVFSMFLFMYLIIVLGNLIIVMAITAGSQLHTPMYLFLSVLSINDICYSTVTIPKMLVNIHAHDDSIGYIECLSQICFVSIFGDMENFLLAVMAYDRYVAICKPLRYRVIMNPICCVLMVLFSFLFSITDALTHSLMVLRLSFCTDLEIPHFFCELAQIIKLACSDTFLNNFLIFAAVFVFGGGPVCGIVFSYIYIVSSVLRMPSSEGKHRAFSTCASHLSVVSLFYGTGFGVYISSAVTDSLRNTAMASMMYSVVPPLLNPFIYSLRNREMKESLKKLVGRLIYLM; via the coding sequence ATGGAACTGAAAAACCAAACAGCAGTTTCAGAATTCCATCTGCTTGGACTGACAGACAATCACAAACTGCTGCCCCTTGTCTTTTCCATGTTCCTCTTTATGTATCTGATTATAGTTCTGGGAAACCTGATTATCGTCATGGCCATCACCGCTGGCTCCCAGCTGCACACCCCCATgtacctctttctctctgttctttccaTTAATGACATCTGTTACAGTACAGTCACAATCCCCAAAATGCTGGTGAACATCCATGCCCATGATGACAGCATAGGTTACATAGAATGTCTCTCTCAAATCTGCTTTGTTTCAATTTTTGgagacatggaaaattttctcctgGCAGTAATGGCCTATGATCGATATGTGGCCATTTGCAAACCCCTGAGGTACAGAGTCATCATGAACCCTATTTGCTGTGTCCTGATGGTTCTATTCTCATTTCTCTTTAGTATTACAGATGCCCTAACACATAGTCTAATGGTTTTGAGGCTTTCCTTCTGCACAGACCTAGAAATCCCACACTTTTTCTGTGAGCTGGCTCAAATTATCAAACTTGCCTGTTCTGATACATTTctcaataattttttaatatttgctgCAGTTTTTGTCTTTGGGGGTGGTCCTGTCTGTGGAAttgttttttcatatatttacattGTATCATCAGTCTTAAGAATGCCATCTTCTGAAGGAAAACACAGAGCTTTTTCTACCTGTGCATCACATCTGTCTGTGGTTTCCTTGTTCTATGGGACAGGTTTTGGGGTTTACATCAGTTCTGCTGTAACAGATTCTCTTAGAAACACAGCAATGGCTTCCATGATGTACAGTGTAGTTCCTCCATTGCTCAACCCATTTATCTATAGTCtaagaaatagagaaatgaaGGAATCCTTGAAGAAACTTGTTGGTAGACTCATTTATCTTATGTGA